Proteins co-encoded in one Sulfuricystis thermophila genomic window:
- the ppk1 gene encoding polyphosphate kinase 1, protein MMITPQALPPEFPAEHFLNRELSLLAFNRRVLAQAADARVPLLERLRFLCIVSSNLDEFFEIRVAGIKEQIKLKSSITGADRRTAQEVFRLVTREAHRLIEEQYALLNQVILPALRKEGICFFRRSEWNEAQEAWIHDYFRREVMPVLTPIGLDPAHPFPRVLNKSLNFAVELEGTDAFGRAGGAAIVQAPRALPRVIQLPRELTGIDYGFIFLSSVMHRYVGELFAGMNVLGCYQFRVTRNSDLFVDEEEVKNLRTALQGELPQRHFGDAVRLEVPDNCSPAMVDFLLQQFGLGRDDLYQVHGIVNLVRLISVPDRVDRPDLKFKPFQPGLPRQLSGREDMFAAIRKGDILLHHPYQSFTPVIEFLKQAADDPQVVAIKMTVYRTGTDSVLMEHLLRAAQKGKEVTVVVELMARFDEEANLSIAARLEEVGAHVVYGVFGYKTHAKMMLVLRREEQGYRRYVHLGTGNYHPRTTRFYTDFGLLTCHDEITADVNEIFKQLTGLGKAVELKHLWQAPFTLHDNMLDAIREETKIAKAGRKTQIIAKMNALLEPQIIEALYAASQAGVKIDLIVRGVCCLRPGVPGLSENIRVRSVIGRFLEHHRIFYFHADGAERVYLGSADWMERNFFRRIEVCFPVLDPKLKRRVIREGLRAYLADNCQAWDMDSDGVYRIRPSRRVRTCAQELLLGEMAEE, encoded by the coding sequence ATGATGATCACGCCCCAAGCCCTGCCGCCCGAATTCCCGGCAGAACATTTCCTCAACCGCGAATTGTCGCTGCTCGCCTTCAACCGCCGCGTCCTGGCCCAGGCGGCGGACGCGCGCGTGCCGCTCCTCGAACGCCTGCGCTTCCTGTGCATCGTCTCGTCCAATCTCGACGAGTTTTTCGAAATCCGCGTCGCCGGCATCAAGGAACAAATCAAACTCAAGAGCAGCATCACCGGCGCCGACCGGCGCACGGCGCAGGAGGTGTTCCGGCTCGTCACGCGTGAAGCGCATCGCCTGATCGAGGAACAGTATGCCCTGCTCAATCAGGTGATCCTGCCGGCATTGCGCAAGGAAGGCATCTGCTTCTTCAGGCGTTCGGAATGGAACGAGGCGCAGGAAGCCTGGATCCATGATTATTTCCGGCGCGAGGTGATGCCGGTGCTGACGCCGATCGGGCTGGACCCGGCGCACCCCTTCCCGCGCGTACTGAACAAGAGCCTCAACTTCGCCGTCGAGCTCGAAGGCACCGATGCCTTCGGCCGCGCCGGCGGCGCCGCGATCGTCCAGGCACCGCGCGCACTGCCGCGCGTGATCCAACTGCCACGCGAGCTCACCGGCATCGACTACGGCTTCATTTTTCTCTCGTCGGTGATGCACCGCTATGTCGGCGAACTGTTCGCCGGCATGAACGTGCTCGGCTGTTACCAGTTTCGCGTCACGCGCAACTCCGATCTGTTCGTCGACGAAGAAGAAGTCAAGAACCTGCGCACCGCGCTGCAGGGCGAACTGCCGCAGCGCCACTTCGGCGATGCGGTGCGGCTCGAAGTGCCGGACAACTGCTCACCGGCGATGGTCGACTTCCTGCTCCAGCAGTTCGGCCTCGGCCGCGACGATCTGTATCAGGTGCATGGCATCGTCAATCTGGTGCGGCTGATTTCGGTGCCGGACCGCGTCGACCGTCCCGATCTGAAATTCAAGCCCTTCCAGCCGGGCCTGCCCAGGCAGCTCTCCGGCCGCGAGGACATGTTCGCCGCGATCCGCAAAGGTGACATCCTGCTGCATCATCCCTACCAGTCGTTTACGCCGGTGATCGAATTCCTCAAACAGGCGGCCGACGATCCGCAGGTTGTGGCGATCAAGATGACGGTCTATCGCACCGGCACCGATTCGGTGTTGATGGAGCACCTGCTGCGCGCCGCCCAGAAGGGCAAGGAAGTCACCGTCGTCGTCGAGCTGATGGCACGATTCGACGAGGAGGCGAATCTGTCGATCGCGGCACGGCTCGAAGAGGTCGGCGCCCATGTCGTCTATGGCGTGTTCGGCTACAAGACGCATGCCAAGATGATGCTGGTGTTGCGCCGTGAGGAACAAGGTTATCGCCGCTACGTGCATTTGGGCACCGGCAATTACCACCCGCGCACGACGCGGTTTTATACCGATTTCGGCCTGCTGACCTGTCACGACGAGATCACCGCCGACGTCAACGAAATCTTCAAACAGCTCACCGGACTGGGCAAGGCGGTCGAGCTCAAGCACCTCTGGCAGGCGCCTTTCACGCTGCACGACAACATGCTGGATGCGATCCGGGAAGAAACGAAGATCGCCAAGGCGGGGCGCAAGACACAGATCATCGCCAAGATGAACGCGCTGCTCGAACCGCAGATCATCGAGGCGCTCTATGCCGCGAGCCAGGCCGGGGTGAAGATCGATCTGATCGTGCGCGGCGTCTGCTGCCTGCGCCCGGGCGTGCCGGGATTGTCCGAAAACATCCGCGTGCGCTCGGTGATCGGTCGCTTCCTCGAACACCACCGTATTTTCTATTTCCATGCCGACGGCGCCGAGCGGGTCTATCTGGGCAGCGCCGACTGGATGGAGCGGAATTTCTTCCGCCGCATCGAGGTCTGTTTCCCGGTGCTCGATCCGAAGCTCAAACGGCGCGTGATCCGCGAAGGCCTGCGCGCCTACCTGGCCGACAATTGCCAGGCCTGGGACATGGACAGCGACGGTGTTTACCGCATCCGCCCCTCCCGACGCGTGCGCACCTGCGCGCAGGAACTGCTGCTCGGCGAGATGGCCGAAGAATGA
- the ppx gene encoding exopolyphosphatase: MIHEHVAAVDLGSNSFRLQVGRVVGNQIYPLDSLKEPVRLAAGLTADKWLDAAAQRRGLAALARFGERLRGFAPDAVRAVATNTLRVARNAAEFLAQAEAVLGFPIEVIAGREEARLIYLGVAHTLPNQRIRHLVVDIGGGSTEFIIGRNIKPLLLESLYMGCVGYSLRFFPDGRVTKRNMKEAELAARRELQAIVHAYRATGWDLAVGSSGTAKAICDLLEFNGFAAGTITREGLERLRHRLVLAGHAAKTGLVGMRPDRVPVLPGGLAIMSAVFKGLGLEEMVYSEGALRLGVLYDLLGRYHHEDMREATVKRFIQRYEVDRAQAARVATTALELYQQLRPQEDIETSPAAQFLAWAARLHEVGVSVAHTSYHKHSAYILANADMPGFSRRDQALLARLVLAHRGKLERVQPLSPDAPEWQLIFCLRLAALLHRARDDAPLPELHARHTAKGFELAIDREWLAEAPLTAATLDEEVGQWASVGIGFKVRNLRTHA, translated from the coding sequence GTGATACATGAACACGTCGCCGCCGTCGACTTGGGCTCCAACAGTTTTCGCCTGCAGGTTGGTCGCGTGGTCGGCAACCAGATCTACCCGCTCGACAGCCTCAAGGAGCCGGTGCGGCTCGCCGCCGGCCTGACCGCAGACAAATGGCTCGATGCCGCCGCGCAACGGCGCGGGCTGGCGGCCTTGGCGCGTTTCGGTGAGCGCCTGCGCGGCTTTGCTCCCGATGCGGTGCGTGCCGTCGCCACCAACACACTGCGCGTCGCCCGCAATGCGGCCGAATTCCTCGCCCAGGCCGAGGCGGTGCTCGGTTTTCCCATCGAGGTGATCGCCGGTCGTGAGGAGGCACGCCTGATCTATCTCGGCGTCGCCCATACCCTGCCCAATCAGCGCATCCGCCATCTGGTCGTCGACATCGGCGGCGGCTCCACCGAATTCATCATCGGCCGCAACATCAAGCCGCTGCTGCTCGAATCGCTCTACATGGGTTGCGTCGGCTACAGCCTGCGATTTTTCCCCGACGGCCGCGTCACCAAGCGCAACATGAAGGAAGCCGAGCTGGCCGCGCGCCGCGAGTTGCAGGCCATCGTGCATGCCTATCGCGCGACCGGCTGGGATCTCGCAGTCGGCTCGTCCGGAACGGCCAAGGCGATCTGCGACCTGCTCGAATTCAATGGCTTTGCTGCAGGCACCATTACCCGTGAGGGGCTCGAGCGCCTGCGTCACCGCCTCGTCTTGGCTGGTCACGCCGCCAAGACGGGGCTCGTCGGTATGCGCCCCGATCGCGTGCCGGTGCTTCCCGGCGGGCTGGCGATCATGTCGGCGGTGTTCAAGGGGCTGGGGCTCGAGGAAATGGTCTATTCCGAAGGCGCGCTGCGTCTGGGTGTGCTCTACGACCTCTTGGGCCGCTATCATCACGAAGACATGCGCGAGGCGACCGTCAAGCGCTTCATCCAGCGCTACGAGGTGGATCGGGCCCAGGCGGCGCGGGTCGCCACCACGGCCCTTGAGCTCTACCAGCAACTGCGGCCGCAGGAGGATATCGAGACTTCGCCGGCGGCACAGTTCCTTGCCTGGGCGGCTCGGCTCCATGAAGTGGGTGTCTCGGTGGCGCACACCAGCTATCACAAGCACAGCGCCTACATCCTCGCCAATGCCGACATGCCCGGTTTTTCGCGCCGCGATCAGGCGTTGCTGGCGCGTCTCGTGCTCGCGCACCGCGGCAAGCTCGAACGGGTGCAGCCGCTTTCGCCGGATGCGCCCGAATGGCAGCTGATCTTCTGTCTGCGCCTGGCCGCGCTGCTCCATCGTGCTCGCGACGATGCCCCCTTGCCCGAACTCCATGCGCGCCATACCGCGAAGGGCTTCGAGTTGGCGATCGACCGGGAATGGCTCGCGGAGGCGCCCTTGACGGCCGCGACGCTCGACGAAGAGGTCGGACAATGGGCGAGCGTGGGCATCGGCTTCAAGGTACGCAACCTGCGCACACATGCCTGA
- a CDS encoding MlaE family ABC transporter permease — MPDAPMNPAGFALRRADDAVEEIVLDGPWVLRAIIAAGHDWQVRLREVAVRPGLRWNCLGLEALDSAGAVLLWQLWGRRLPASLLIAPEYREIFARLDRLPVQGGARRQTLSDGLVMFGLAILALLGHLRDFIVLLGQLMLDTLHLLRHPGDLPRREISANIYKTGVRAMPVTALVGFLIGVVLSYLSALQLRQLGADMFIVNILGFGIIRELGPLLVAVLVAGRSGSAMTAQLGVMRVTEEIDALVALGVPRNLRLVFPKVVALAITLPLLVIWTSGIALLGGMVAANVQLDIGYGFFFDALPKAVPVANLWIGLIKGFAFGVAIALVACHFGLRVQPNTESLSFNTTASVVSAITLVILIDAIFAIITRNIGMPL; from the coding sequence ATGCCTGATGCGCCGATGAATCCGGCGGGGTTTGCGCTACGGCGCGCCGACGACGCCGTCGAGGAGATCGTCCTCGATGGGCCGTGGGTATTGCGCGCGATCATCGCTGCCGGCCATGACTGGCAGGTACGTCTGCGGGAGGTGGCCGTCCGGCCAGGGCTGCGCTGGAACTGCCTTGGGCTAGAGGCGCTCGACTCGGCGGGGGCGGTGCTGCTCTGGCAGCTGTGGGGGCGGCGTTTGCCGGCTTCCTTGTTGATCGCACCGGAATACCGCGAGATCTTTGCCCGTCTCGATCGGCTTCCCGTCCAGGGAGGAGCGAGGCGGCAGACCTTGTCCGACGGACTCGTCATGTTCGGCCTGGCGATTCTGGCGCTGCTCGGGCATCTGCGCGATTTCATCGTGCTGCTGGGGCAGCTGATGCTCGATACGCTCCATTTGCTGCGTCATCCCGGCGATCTGCCACGACGCGAAATCTCGGCCAACATTTACAAGACCGGCGTGCGGGCGATGCCGGTGACGGCGCTGGTGGGCTTTCTGATCGGCGTGGTGCTCTCCTATCTTTCGGCCTTGCAGCTGCGGCAGCTGGGCGCGGACATGTTCATCGTCAATATCCTCGGTTTCGGCATCATCCGTGAGCTGGGCCCGCTCCTGGTCGCGGTGCTGGTCGCCGGGCGTTCCGGCTCGGCGATGACCGCGCAGCTCGGCGTGATGCGCGTCACCGAGGAGATCGATGCCCTCGTCGCGTTGGGCGTGCCGCGCAACCTGCGGCTGGTGTTTCCCAAGGTGGTGGCGCTCGCCATCACGTTGCCATTGTTGGTGATCTGGACTTCGGGGATTGCCCTGCTGGGTGGCATGGTCGCGGCGAATGTCCAACTCGACATCGGGTATGGCTTTTTCTTCGATGCGCTGCCCAAGGCCGTGCCGGTGGCGAACCTGTGGATCGGCCTGATCAAGGGTTTTGCCTTCGGCGTCGCGATTGCTTTGGTGGCCTGTCACTTCGGCCTGCGTGTCCAGCCCAACACCGAGAGCCTGTCCTTCA